CAAGGCTTGACACAATGTTACCTTGATCTCTTGCTAGCCAAGCGACGGAATAAGGATGCAGTGAATTTAGCAGACATCAACTGCACATTTGCATAGAACAGGTACCTTTCTTACTGAAAATAAGAAAGAGATTTCAGTCAGTCTCATGGTTTACAATTACTCCAGTTTGCATCACTTGATGTGCGAATTCTCTCCAAAAGAATCCCGACTTTGAATACTTATTAGTGCAATAAGTCCGTAAGAGCACGCGTATAATCTGTGATGGAATGCATCTCTACCTAATTTTGCTCTGGTGTCACTTCTTATAGGGTAGATGGATGAAGAGGCAAGATTGAGGAATCCACATCAAAATTCAGGGCTAATATTACTGTTTGCTGCGAGAAGGGGAAGCAACCAGTAATTTCTGCTAATTGAATTTGCTTCTCCTTGATGTAATTACGGTTTACTTTATGGTCAACAAGCTACAAATTTTCTTATTTGAATCTAATTTATGCTCTACATTGCAAGGCTCTAAGAAGTTCAGCTACTACATGTATAACCTGCTGCGATTTGCATGGTTGTAGTTAGACACATGTATTACCTTCTGCGATTTGCCGATTTGTATGCTTATTGGTAGCTATATGCGTATATGTCTAACCTGGTGTGCTTTGTACGGTTGTATTCCATAGAATTTTTTTCTACAGGATTTCTGTACTCATTTTCAAAGGAAAAATCATTGACTTAAATTTCTTGGAATATTTCAATGCTTTTTCTATGGGCCATCAGACATAGTTTCTTGCGGAGATTTAAGATTGCATGACATTGTAATTCTTGATTTTCTTATTTCTATGTTTTTTATGTGAATCAAAGAGTCTTTGACTCAGCAATTTTGATCATAAAGGCTGAAGAAATGAAAGCTAGCACTTACCTAGTTTCACTCCCTAAGCACCGATTAGTTGGTTAGGCCGTGTTTTCTTTCAGTCCCTGTATTAAGGTTCTTGTACATATTTATTGTGTTTGAATACATTTCTAGCTGGTCACAGGACATGCCCGCCGTGGAGGTTGTGCTACAAGCCTGCAACAATGAAGGCAAGAAGAGCGTGCACTAAACAATGATGACATGATTGACATGCAGCAATGGCCATAGGTTCTTCCTCACCTCCTCGTCTGGGTAAGCGATTTCTCTGTGCACCTCACTGCCCTTGCAGACTGTTAAGCCAGGAAAGGTGTTCAATGAAATGCAAGAGCGAGGGCCGTTCACCATGGCATGGCGTGGCAGCATCGTGGTTGCTGTGAAAACTGTGGCCCCAAAGAGGGAGGCGTGGAGGACGTGCAGCATGGGCCATATGTCCTGGCCTCCTCGTGTGGTATAGCTGCTTTCTGCGTAGCCTGTTGTTCTCGCAGGCTGTTAAGCACTGGTGCAGAGGTGAATGGATGGTGTTCTACGAAATGCTGGAGCGGTGGGTGGTGCCATCATGGAACCTGCCATGGGTTGCTGTCAGCACATTGTAGGTGAGGTTGAGTGAGCTCCCACGACAGGTGCTGCGATGAGATCTATGGTCCTAGACCAGTGCCAGAGCCAGCCCGCTGTCAGAGCCTAGGCACTGTATAGTTGGAACTGCGTTGTTCAGTGTTTTCCCATGCAAGCTCCTTGTTGAGTCCTTGCTCTCTTGTACTGTTTCAGTGGGCTTCACCAGCTGAGACCAGGTAGCCGCCCAGGCTTGCTGCGCTGTGGCTCCGGCAGACAGCCACTACCACTGACCGTCTCTGACAAGCAATGTATGCCTATGATGTGGGTAGTGTGATGCCAGTTCTGGTATAACAGAGAAGCTGCCACAATATGGATGCACCTTGAAAATTGCAAACAGATAGCTCGCCTTTATCTTATCATGTCATGGCAAAAGCAGATGCATTTTGTGCAGCACTTCATTCAATGCCGGGCTTTAGCCGTTCAGATGGTCATATTCTCTGTTGTTATTCAGGTACCTGATCCCCTTCCTGCTTCTGCTAAGCTTGTCTACCAAAGGCAGGCAGGAAAAGTAACCACACTAATTTGGTTTTCTTGATCAGTTCCGGAGCATAATCTGACCAGGACTGCACTAACATGTCAGGGCTATTTGGATTTACTTCTTTAATGACCTGCTTCTACGCAGATTAGCTTTGCTGGTGTTGGTGGAATCTGAGAGCGTGACTGGTGGATGGGGAAGAGGGTTCTGAATTCTGATTCTCATTGAGGTCATCAGCATAAATCATCATTGGATTAATCATTGGAGGTCAGGTGATGAAAAAGACTCCTAGCACTATGATACCAGTAAACTGTGGCTGTTGGACCCTATAGTTTTCACTGCACTGCCTTTCTTACACAGGCAATCTGCAATTTATCATTTATTGGCGTCAAATCTAATAGTGTTTAGGAAACATGAGAGATCTTTACTCTCATTGCCCTATTTTACATCAACTTTAAGCTTTCCTCATCAAGGAAGAAGAGAGGGAGCAGTGGCTGAGATTTGCTACatggtatttggcacaccatagtTAGTGCCTGTACATGAGATAAAGTAATCTAGGAATTAAACTACATTACGCTGCACCATACACAACGCCCATCTGGAGCGCTTGGCCTTATGCATCATCGTTCAATTCACCCTCATTTTTGCAGAATTGGAATGCAGTTATCCCAGTTATCATCTAATGTATCGTCTGCCACCGCATCCAGTCTCCCTTTGGCAGTTGAAGAATACTGCAGCCACGGGTGGGCCTAGACTGTAAAGTGCTGAGAAGTCCCTTGAGTTGAAATTTGGTCTCCATCCTGGTGCATAAATGGTCTGCCGGACAGATTGGCGGAAAATCACAAAGACAAAGCGATGTATTCCTGCTGTTGGCTTTGGGCTTTCGTAGCTGACTATCTCGTTTCCTGAAATGTAGTTTTTATAACTTTTCAGAGCAAGTTAGGCAATATTGCGCCTCAGCTTACAAACATTTTGTTGAATTTAGTGTAGAATCTCAATGGCCCTACAAGGTTCAAATTCACCTTTATCTGCGTAAATGATATATACTGCAGACTGGCTTCCAGATTATACAAGCTGAAGCCAGTCATTTGAATAAATCTCTACAATTGTTAAATGTGGAAGTCAGAAAAATATATGCTGCTTATCGTGCTAGATTGCTAGCGTATGGTGAGTAATATAGTTTTACTTTGCACACCATTTCAGTAGTGATGAACTGTTGATCTTTACTCTATGAGtgagtaatattttcattttattttggtcTATCGCAATACAAACTAGGTGTGTGCATCATCAGGACTCCGGAAAGGTAGGTTTATTACAAATGTCTATTCAATACTTCAAAACATTTAAATCGTGGAAACAATATGCAAAAGGAAGGGAACAACCCACCATAGCTTGCATCTGTTGATTCCGGAATGTCTGTCACCAACCTGTGTGACATGCGCACAACTGTAAGAAACATTTTATGATTTGATATTTAAAATCATTCATTGCAAGTGTTTCAGGTCTTACCAATGAAGGTATTCTCTTTTGGTTGGATTGCTTGGACTTGGTGAGTCAGGATCCACCATCACCTATTGGTAAGTTTGTCATCGTTCGTTGTTACAAGCATAAACTGGAGCACTCATTACATAAATATAATTCAATCAAGTGAAAATGATGTTTGAATTGTGTATGCATATGTCTTTGAAATGTTTGTCACGATTAATTTATTGCTTGTCTTCTGTATTGGCAATTTCATAGTTCTTCTAAATTATTATGCTTGTATTATTTGGTGCTTAGGATCTGAGCTGTCCAATTATTTAATGCTCTTTTTAGACGAAATGAAGTGTAATGGTTGTAATCAAATTTTAGTTTCTCTGTGCTATTTCTGAATCATCGTAAGTTGGCCAGCGAAGTACATGCATCTTCCCAGCATATAACATGCATTGCTGGAAGTAACCATCATGGTTTCATGTTCCTATTGTGAATCTATACCAATGTGTGTAACTTAATTTTAGTGTGTGTTCGCATGCAAAGATGCTGGTATATGTGCTGACACTAGTGATAGCAAATTGAACACCATTATAGGATATATTTTAAATAAAATGTAGAACTGCAATAGGTCTTTCTCACGCAACGAGGACAGCTTTTAAATCGTAAGAGTGAAGATTCTTGCCTTCCAGTCTAATGGGTGTACTCCTACAGCTTTTAATGTTGTCTTACAGCGTGATATTTTAGAGAGAAAATAAGGGTGACCTAACATACTGTAGAAATAATAACCTTGACCTGACAAAGCCACAGTTGCAGTAATCACTGTTTTGTTTGGTTAAACGTTAAAGGCAGAAAGCTTAATTTCCAATCATATTCAATGGTCAAACGAGGTAGACAGGAGTTATGAACTCACCAAAGTGTAAAGGTTTCTCATGTCACGCCCAGCAATCTCGATCCGTGGCTCATTGACTACCTGTGAAGGCTTGAGCTCAGATCCATTAGTCAGCTCCCTATTGTTGTATAAGACTTTGAGTGATGCTGATTTGATAAATGGGTCCAAGATATCTCCAACTACATTGCCTACAACAAGTGGATCCCTTGACATGGTCACCTACAATTGGTGGTGTCGAGGAGATTAAGTACTATTGCTCAAGAGGAGCTAACTTGGCCTCGAAGTGTGCACTTGTGTGAAGTGAGCGGTGCAGGCCTGTGCTCTATATATACTCTCAGTCCTAGATGGTGAGCCATTCGTGACGACCGAAACTATTACTTCTGTACGCCATGGTATCTTTAAACTGCAAACAATGATATGGGTTGCCGTCACTTGAAATATTTAGGGCTGTCCACCCTCCGGGCCTACACCAATAGAAGAAGTGCTCGCTACCATTCCACGTAGGTGAATAAAATCTGATGTAATCGCACTCACTTATTCCCTATACCTAGAGCCTAACAAATAGGTGCCCCTACCGAAAAGAGGATTGCCTTTTGACTTATCTCCCAGACTGATGCACCATGTTCTTTGTTTTCAGCTATAAACTTTCCCACCCTCTTTATGTACACTTTTCCCCTTCAAACACAATTTAAGCTTAGTGTTTGGGCGAGTCCCCCGTCCCACCCCCTCCCTGTCTTGTAACATGTCTAAATGCTAACTAGACGATCATGTATTGTAGATTGTATTGTTTAGCTGTAAGTAAGATGAGTAACTAAGAGGTTTATAAAATTAGTGTAAGCGTGGTGTTCCGTCAAAAGAAGTGTAAGCATGGTGGGATGAGAATATTATATACTGCAATGTTAAAAAAGGTAGGGGGTATTCCTGACAAATCTCTTTTTTTTTGTCTGTCTTCTGCATTGATTCATTTGTTTTTGCT
This genomic stretch from Hordeum vulgare subsp. vulgare chromosome 6H, MorexV3_pseudomolecules_assembly, whole genome shotgun sequence harbors:
- the LOC123403951 gene encoding protein FLOWERING LOCUS T-like, which gives rise to MSRDPLVVGNVVGDILDPFIKSASLKVLYNNRELTNGSELKPSQVVNEPRIEIAGRDMRNLYTLVMVDPDSPSPSNPTKREYLHWLVTDIPESTDASYGNEIVSYESPKPTAGIHRFVFVIFRQSVRQTIYAPGWRPNFNSRDFSALYSLGPPVAAVFFNCQRETGCGGRRYIR